A region of the Synechococcus sp. PCC 7502 genome:
AAAAGAAAAACCTAGATTGTTGGTATTACACAAATAAAAGATGAGCGAGTAAATATTAGACCTCTTGCGTAAACCGCAAACTATCTCAAAATTTCAATGTATTGTTTCATAATAATTAGGACTTATATTATAAGCTAAAGAATACTATTTATATTGGACTTAATTCGTATAGTATGTCGAAAACACCTAAATTTAATCAAAGTTTTTGGTATTCTGGCTTCGATGGACAGCTATTTGCAGAACTTTTACCTGCTCAACCTAACTATTGGTTCATTAATATTTTGGGTGGTAAATACTTAGTTGCCTCTGATGTCTCTACTATTGAACTTCAAGTTCTTCCTTTTTTACAAAGTTATAAATTTAAGTTTCAACAAGCTACATGGCTGTATGAAATTACTAGCCCTTTTTCTAAAAATCCATTTTTAACTCTAGCCCCACCTCAGCAGGCGATCGCACTGTGTCAATCTGGAAATCAGCCTTTAGTTCAAAGCTTACAGTCTACATCAATCAAGATTTTTGATCACAAGCCTACACAAAAACTTGAATCCACCAAAGCTTATATCTACTTCATAGTTACCGAGGATTATCAATATCTAAAAATTGGGTTTTCTAAAAATCCTAGTAGTCGTCTAGCCGAATTACAATCTTCTCGTCCTCAGACTTTAATTTACATTGGTAGTCTTACTTCAACCCATGACGCTTTCAGAGCAATATGTCAAAGATTTGAGCATTTGTTGGTTCGTAATGGTTGGTACAACTATCACCACGAACTCCAAAATGCTGTAACAGATTTACTCTCTCATAAATAAACTCTTGATACGCAAAACAAGACTTACCCTAAGACTTATATATTAATAATAAGAGTTATTTTGGATGCCCTTAAATAAATTACTATTAATTTAGTAATTGCTCAGCCTGTCAAATAGTTATTGGAATAGAAGGATTTATGAGTTGAGATTTTAAATAATTAGACAAAAGTCCAAACATAAGTGGATGGATAGTTTTACCAACATGAAAAGCTAAACGTTTGAGGTGATTGCACATCAGCATGGCACAAGCGATATAATTAGGTTACTTACAGCATTGCCAAGCTTCAATACCAGTGAGTTGTTTGAGTTCACGATGAAATTCCAAAATATTCCACAGCCGATAGCTTGTACTTCAGGGATGTAGTCTTGAGTTAAGTCGTTAGTAACGACATATTTCGTCCTAGTTGGAGAAATAGTGATCCAGAATAGTCTCACCTTTTTGTTTTTGGGGAATTTATTGATTTTGATCAATTTTCCCTGCAATAATTCTTCCTCAGACCAAGTTAGCTGGTCAATTGATTTACATTTTTCTACTCCACCATTATCATCGACTAAAAGATTGGATTTGAGTGGAAAGTAATAAATCTTGCCGAGATTATCAAGGCATACCAACTATCCATCAATACTACCTTAGAAGCTATTTAAGAATTCACGGGAGACAAATTTCTGAGCATTATAGAGCCTGTTTCATATCTATTATGAGCAAGATGTATGATACTTAGAAAATGCTAAATCCATACTCAAGTAGCCTAACAGATAAAGAATGGGAAATTATAGAACCATTGCTCCCAAAGAAAAAGCAAACTAGACCGCCAACTTGGACAAAAAGACAAATTTTAGACGGCATACTCTACCAACTCAAAAACGGTTGTAATTGGCGAGATATGCCCCGAGACTTACCACCATTCTCTACAGTCTATCGATACTACAAGGAGTGGAAAGATACAGGTACATTTACTGCGATTATGGAAACCTTGCATTCAACAGCCCGTGAACAGTCAAAAAAAATCAAAATGGACAACTTTAATCATCATTGACTCACAAGCAGTGAAAAATACTTGTAATGCAAGTATAGAATCCAAGGGCTTCTGCTCCTACAAAGCAACTAACGGGATCAAAAGACATTTAGCCGTTGACACTCTGGGATTTCCTTTCTTTACCTATTTAACAAGAGCAAATGTATCAGATGACCAAGGACTGATTGAGATGTTAACGATTAACATTGATTACTTCAAATCGAAACCAGATGACATTACGCTAACTACGATATTGCTGGATAGTGGTTATCATATCGAGAAACTGATCCAAGAACTAGAGAAGATATATCCTGAGATTATGACTAAGATTAGGTTTGAAATTTCTCCTAAGGTATCAAAGCAACAGAAGGCAGAAAAAGGTCTGTCTGGGTTTGTAGTTGTGCCGACAAGGTGGGTAATTGAAAGGTCAAATGCTTGGGTTGAAAGATGCAAAATCTTAGTTAAGAACTTTGAGAGAACTCTCGTTAATGCTACAGCTAAACTCAATCTTTGCTTTATTCGTTTGATGCTAAAAAGAATTGCTACTCATGAGATATGAAACAGGCTCTATACGAATTAAAGACAAGTATATAAAGGACTCAGACATTTTTTCGCGATATTCATAGAAGACTCACTTAACTTGCTGTTGCTTCTCTCCCTTTCTCTATCCTTACTCGTTCACTTAATTTCTGATTGATCTCTACCAGTAACCCGATGATTTCGTAGGTCTCACGGGAACCCATGCGCTCCTGTACTCTTTGAACAGTGGGGGTAAAGGCATCCTTTACCAACTGAAAAACGGTTGTAATTGGCGAGATATGTCCCGAGACTTACCACCATTTTCTACAGTGTATCGATACTACAAAGAATGGAAAGATAATCATGGATGCTCTTCATTCAACGGTACGTGAGCAGTCAAAAAAAAAGCCAAAATGGACAACATTAATCATCATAGACTCTCAGCCAACGAAAACCACTTGTAATGCAGGTGTAGAATCCAGAGGTTTCTGCTCCTACAAAGCCACCAACGGCATCAAAAGACATCTAGCAGTCGACAGTCTAGGATTTCCTTTTTTTACTCACTTAACTAAAGCTAATGTATCAGATGACCAAGGACTGATTGAAATGTTAACGATCAATATTGAATATTTTAAGACTAAACCAAATGACATTCCCATCACGACAATATTGCTAGATAGTGGTTATCACATTGAAAAACTGACAGCAGATTTAGAAAAGGTATATCCTGAGATTATGACAAAGATTAGGGTTGAAATTGCTCCAAAAATGTCAAAACAAGAGAAACAAGAAAAGGGCTTATCTGGATTTGTGACTGTGCCGACCAGATGGGTGATTGAGAGATCAAATGCCTGGGTTGAAAGATGTAAAATCTTAGTCAAAAACTTTGAGAGAACTCTGTTTAATGTCACAGCTAAGTTGAATCTTTGCTTTATTCGCTTAATGCTAAAGAGAATTGCTACTCATGAGATATGAAACAGGCTCTATATTATATTTGATTTTCAAGGTACATTTCCGCGAATGATCGCGATTGTAGCAGATTTGGACAGCTTGGAGCGAATTTAGATCACATAGTAAACATTGAAAACATAGATATATCAATGCATTCAGGCTTTGCGCGAACCAAAAAATTCGCCTGATCGTATCTAAAGCCATACTAGCTAACACCTTTAAAACCACTAATTGGATACCATCCTCAAAAACACCCAACGACTCGCGCAAAAGACGAACTAAAAATTAAGCGAAAAATATTGTATCGTCTCGCACCTGTTCGCCACCAATACGCTCTATTTTAGTCTGACAGCAAGCGCAAAGGAAGTAAAAGCGAATACTATCTTCACTGGGTTTAATTAACTTACTCAAGCGCGATCGCAACTTCGCATATTGAGCATCAGTAAGTTCGCACTCAAACACACTAAACTGCATCCATTGACCGTAAGATTTGAGAATCTTATGGATTTTAGTACGGCGTTTGTCTTCAGGGATATCGTAGGAGATAACTATGAACATAACTTACTTCAAAACCAACGGTGGATACTTATCCGTTTCATCCATTAGATACTTTGACTTATACTCCATTGCATTTTCTAAATACAGTTTAAGTTCATTAACGCTAACCGTTCCACCATCTGCATTAGTATCAGCTTTATCCTTGAGCCAGTCTCGCCACATTCTGAGCAAATCAGGACTTGACCCCTTAGGCAAAGCCAAATGTAAATAGAATGGTGGATCTTTTTTGACCGCAGGAAAGAATGCGCCAACAGTCATTAATTGATAGCCTAGAGAAGTCATCGGATCAGCTTGTCTTCTCGGATCGCCATTCATCCCACCTGGCAAACGATTAGAAAAAACTTGAACCTTAGTACCAATAGGCATAGAAGCCACATCATCAGTTTCACCATAAGTCGAACCTAAAGAACATCTTTGTCGTGGATTAGCATTTACATAAGCGTCTAGTTCTTCATCTCCCTTGAGAACACTTGCGACTTGCCAATTCAGAGTTCGATTGACAGCATCAATAATTTCTTGGGAAACATCAGATCCTTTCTGCTCCTGACGGCTATTTTTTCGCAGTTCTAAAGAATCTCGAAGTGCTGAGATCGCCCCATCTATCCCAGTTGTAACCGCTTTAGCTGCAAATAGCGATCGGGCATATTGAGCATCAAACGGCTCTAACGCAAATCTTTGAGCTTCAGATAAACCTGTATGCTTGGCGATCGCATCCCATACTTGCGATGGAGAAAGTTCTGGTTCAACTTGTCGATAGCTCAAATAAGCAGACTTTAAAGCTTCTGACAATCCAAACTCTTCGGCATTACTTACAGGTAATAAACCAACATTAGCCGCTTCGGTAAGAGCTTCTTCTCCAGCTTTCTCACCACCCCATTTTTTGACATCAGTTTGAACTTTATCTAACTTAAATCCTGCTTTTTTCTTCTCTAGCTGTGCCACTACAACGCCCAAAACCTCATC
Encoded here:
- a CDS encoding GIY-YIG nuclease family protein — translated: MSKTPKFNQSFWYSGFDGQLFAELLPAQPNYWFINILGGKYLVASDVSTIELQVLPFLQSYKFKFQQATWLYEITSPFSKNPFLTLAPPQQAIALCQSGNQPLVQSLQSTSIKIFDHKPTQKLESTKAYIYFIVTEDYQYLKIGFSKNPSSRLAELQSSRPQTLIYIGSLTSTHDAFRAICQRFEHLLVRNGWYNYHHELQNAVTDLLSHK
- a CDS encoding transposase, translated to MLNPYSSSLTDKEWEIIEPLLPKKKQTRPPTWTKRQILDGILYQLKNGCNWRDMPRDLPPFSTVYRYYKEWKDTGTFTAIMETLHSTAREQSKKIKMDNFNHH
- a CDS encoding transposase, whose amino-acid sequence is MNSQKKSKWTTLIIIDSQAVKNTCNASIESKGFCSYKATNGIKRHLAVDTLGFPFFTYLTRANVSDDQGLIEMLTINIDYFKSKPDDITLTTILLDSGYHIEKLIQELEKIYPEIMTKIRFEISPKVSKQQKAEKGLSGFVVVPTRWVIERSNAWVERCKILVKNFERTLVNATAKLNLCFIRLMLKRIATHEI
- a CDS encoding transposase; amino-acid sequence: MNSGGKGILYQLKNGCNWRDMSRDLPPFSTVYRYYKEWKDNHGCSSFNGT
- a CDS encoding transposase; protein product: MDALHSTVREQSKKKPKWTTLIIIDSQPTKTTCNAGVESRGFCSYKATNGIKRHLAVDSLGFPFFTHLTKANVSDDQGLIEMLTINIEYFKTKPNDIPITTILLDSGYHIEKLTADLEKVYPEIMTKIRVEIAPKMSKQEKQEKGLSGFVTVPTRWVIERSNAWVERCKILVKNFERTLFNVTAKLNLCFIRLMLKRIATHEI
- the cas2 gene encoding CRISPR-associated endonuclease Cas2, with protein sequence MFIVISYDIPEDKRRTKIHKILKSYGQWMQFSVFECELTDAQYAKLRSRLSKLIKPSEDSIRFYFLCACCQTKIERIGGEQVRDDTIFFA